ACCAAATGAAGTATGAAATTGCAACTGAGTTTGGTGTAAACCTTGGGGCTGACACAACTTCACGTGCTAACGGATCAGTTGGTGGTGAAATCACTAAGCGTCTAGTTTCAATGGCTCAACAACAATTGAGCGGTGGCTTCACTCGATAAAAAAACAAATAAAAATGGCTACAAGAAGCGAGTCTTCGGGCTCGCTTCTTTATGTTGTTTTTAGGGCTTATTCCAAACTTCGTGCTGAAGTGACAGCGTGTGATTGTTTTTGTCAAAATAAATAGAAAAATAATTTAAAATTTTGAAAAAATTTGGTATAGAATAAAAATCGTAGGGTTTATTGTAATATCAATTTTACTAAGGGGGAAATAGGATGGGTAGAGGAGAATTACTAGCACCGGAAAAATACAATTTAGTTAGCGAAGTAGAGCAATATGCAAAAGATGCTCTTAAGCTTGCATTGAAATGGGAAAATGAAGAAGGCGAAATAAACGAAGTTACATATAAGCAATTAATTGCGAATGCGAATAAAGTTGGCAATTTGCTATTGGAAAAGGGCTTGAAAAAGGGTGACGTTATCCTGGTAATGGTACCACGCCTAATCGAAGCCTACCAAGTATATCTTGGCGCATTAAAAGCAGGAATTGTTGTGATTCCTAGCTCTGAAATGCTGCGTAAAAAGGATTTGAAATATCGGATTAACCATGGTGATGTTAAAGCTGTTGTATGTTACTATCCGTATTTGGATCAGTTTGACGGTCTTGAGGAAGCGGACAAGCTAGAGAAGTTTGTTATAGGTGCCCAAGCGAATGGCTGGATTCAGCTTGATGGAGAGCTTGACCATGTTTCTGATCAATTTGATTATGCAGATACATTAGCAAGTGATATGGCCTTCTTATCCTATACATCTGGTACAACAGGGAATCCAAAAGGTGTTGTTCATACACATGGATGGGCATATGCACATTTACGTACTGCAGCAAAAAATTGGTTAGGAATCCAAGAAGGAGATAATGTTTGGGCAACAGCAAGCCCTGGCTGGCAAAAATGGATTTGGAGTCCGTTCTTATCCGTACTAGGGTCTGGTGCGACAGGTATTGTCTATAACGGTCGATTTGAACCACAAAAGTATCTTCAATTGCTTGAAAAGCATCAAGTCAATGTATTATGTTGTACTCCGACCGAATATCGGATTATGTCAAAGGTTGATAATCTAGATCAGTATCATCTGCCACAGCTACACAGTGCTGTTTCAGCAGGTGAGCCTCTAAATCGCGAAGTAATTGATACATTTAAACGCCACTTTAACCTTGAGGTCCGTGATGGGTACGGACAGACAGAAAACACTCTTTTAATTGGTGTAACAAAGGGTATGGAGTTAAAGCCAGGTTCGATGGGGAAACCGACACCAGGCAATCGTGTAGAGATTATTGATGAGAATGGACAGCCATGCCAAGTTGGAGAAGTTGGCGATATTGCTGTTCATGTTGAAACGCCTGCATTATTTAAAGAGTATTATAAAGATCCTGAAAGAACGGCAATGCAGTTCCGCGGTGAATATTATATTACCGGTGATAAGGCGAAGAAGGATGATGAAGGATACTTCTGGTTTGAAGGGCGTAATGATGATATCATCATTAGCTCCGGCTATACAATTGGACCATTCGAGGTTGAGGATGCACTTGTGAAACATCCATTTGTAAAAGAATGTGCAGTTGTGGCAAGTCCTGATGAAATTCGTGGAAATATTGTAAAAGCCTTTGTTGTATTAAAAGAAGAGGTTAATCCGAATGATCCAAATCTTATCAAAGCACTTCAAGAACATGTAAAAGAACTGACCGCACCTTATAAATATCCGCGTGCAATTGAATTTTTACAAGAGTTACCAAAAACTACCTCAGGGAAAATTCGTCGTATCGAATTACGTCAAAAAGAACTAGCAGCCTTTAGTGCAAAGTAATGGAGAAGAAATAAAAGGTCACCACTGGTTGACCTTTTATTTTTTTGCACTTTAAGCGTATAAATTTTCAGCAGTGCCGCATATCGACGTTGTGGAAAATTTCAGGAATAAAGTGTAAGCGCAACTACGCCTTTGCCTTCGCTTTACAAGCTCGCCAATTGGTGAGTTTTCTTTATGTATTTTTAAAGAATATCGTCATTATTTTACCTATTATTCCAAAATTTTTGTACAATGATTAATAATAATAGTTATCTAATCACTGGAACACTAATAGAAGTGAGATCCGTAGAGGAGGTATGAGCATGAATGGAAAACGGTGGGCGGCATTAGGAATTGCAGCAGGTTTATTTGTTTTTTCAATCGTCATAAATACGTTGAGTTCGTTTGCGTTTACAGATGTTGAATCAGGTTTTTCTGATTTTTTTGCAGCGGAAGATCAGCCATTTATGGAGGAAGTAATCGAAGAGGGCGATGAATTTAACAAAATTGCCATTTTATCGATTAATGGCACGATTCAGGACACAGGAGATGTTAGTTCTTTTTTTGAAAGTCCTACATATAATCATCGTTCGTTCATGGAAAAACTTAAATATGCTAAGGATGATGATACAGTACAAGGGATTATCCTTCAGGTGAATTCCCCTGGAGGCGGTGTAATGGAAAGTGCAGAAATCCATGATATGCTTGTGGAAATTCAAAAGGATACAAAAAAGCCGATTTATGTATCGATGGGATCGATGGCTGCCTCTGGAGGATATTATATTTCAACACCTGCTGATAAAATTTTTGCTAGTAAAGAAACATTGACTGGTTCCCTTGGTGTTATTATGCAGGGGATGAATTATGCCGGATTAGCAGAAAAATATGGTGTTGATTTCGTTACGATTAAAAGCGGTCCTTATAAGGATATTATGAGCCCTACAAGGGAAATGACTGAGGAAGAACGGAACATACTGCAAGAAATGGTTGATAATTCGTATGAGGGCTTTGTAAAAGTTATCTCAGAAGGAAGAGGAATTCCGATTGAAAAAGTAAAACAAATTTCAGATGGGCGCGTATATGATGGTCAACAAGCGAAGGAACTTAATTTAATTGATGATTTTGGTTATTTGGACGATTGTATTAAGAGCATGAAAAAGGCAGAAAACTTAAAGGATGCTCAAGTCGTAGAATATACAGAAAGCTTTGGGATTGAGTCTTTTTTAAACATGGGTGCCAATAAGCTAATGGGGAAAGATTTAGAAAATGCTGGATTAATTAAACTTTTATCTCAACCTAATTCGCCCCGACTGATGTATTTATATGCAGAATAACGGAGGCGAAACATTTATGAATCATGATGAATTTCAATCAGATCACCTGTATCAAGTTCGCCAGGCTATTCCGATTCGATTTGCTGGGTTTTGGATGAGGTTTTGGGCCTATTTACTTGATCTCGTCGTAATTGGTAGCATTGAAAGAATAGTAATCAAGCCACTCTTTCGGTTTTTAGATATTTCTTTGTATGAACAAAATATGTTTGCACCCATTGCGATTTGCTCAGCTATTATTTTTTATGGGTATTTTGTTTTCATGACAAAAGGATTTGGGCAAACATTAGGAAAAATGGTATTCGGTCTTAAAGTAGTTACATTAGATGGTACACCGTTGTCATGGGGAACAATTTTATTTCGGGAATGGATTGGGCGCTTTATTTCTGTTACTGTCCTGATTGGATATGTCATCGTCGCGTTTCTTCCGAAAAAACAAGGCATACATGATCTTTTTGTTGATACAACTGTCATTCACAAAACGTGAGTTTATAAACCTGCTGATTTTATCAGCAGGTTTATTTTTTACTCCTTAAGCTAATACTAAAGGGCTGAAAGGTCGTGAGTGAATTGAAATGGTTAGTCATTGGTCTTATCGTATTTTTATTCCTTTTGATCCTAATAATTATTACAAAATTAACCATTTTAGTTGATTATCATCATTACAAAGATGATGATCAGTTGGATGTGAAAATTAAGGCTTGGTATGGTCTTATTACTTATAAAATAGCTGTCCCTCTGATTAAAATTGACGACAATTCACCAGCTCTTGTTTTTAAAGAAAAAGTCCAAATGGGTGAACAAAAAGAGGTAGAGAAAACAAATAAATTTACAGCTAAGGATTTTATCCAAGGACTAAATGATACGAAGCAATTATTAACTCACATTATTTCATTGCATAAAATTATCAGGACATTTCTCCGTAAAGTTACGATTAAGGAAATACAATGGCATTCCATGATTGGTGTCGGTGATGTAGCCGCAACCGGGACTTTGACTGGTGCATTATGGTCCGTTAAAGGTGGATTAATAGGAATTTTAAGCAATTATATGCGTTTAAAGGAAATGCCAATTATGTCGATTACCCCAAGCTTTCAAAGACCTATAACACAGACAAAGTTTCAATGTATGATTCAATTTCGTCTCGGGTATGCTATGTTAGCAGGTATTAAACTAGTGAAATTCTGGAAGGGCGGACGTCCAAATTTCCAGTCAGATCACCTTAGGTTTTTGTCTAAGGACAAAACAAACAGTGTTTAAGATTAGGAGGAATAAGAAATGTCTGATCATCCAATTCAAGGACTAATGACTACAGCTATGGAAAATTTAAAAGAAATGATTGACGTCAATACGATTATTGGCGATCCGGTTGAAACCCAGGATGGAAGTGTCATATTAACGGTTTCAAAGGTTGGATTTGGCTTTGCAGCAGGTGGTAGTGAATTTATTCTTGATAACGGAGGTTCTGGATCTGGATCCGGTTCAGGTTCCAGGGGCGGCAAGGATTCACAACAAAGTAAAGGCGGATCTCAACATCCATTTGGAGGTGGTAGTGGGGGCGGTGTCTCAATTACTCCAATTGCCTTTTTGATTGTTAGCCCAAATGGTGTAAAAATGCTCCATTTAGATGAGAATACTCATCTTTACGAAAAAATACTAGATTTAGCACCTCAGGCTGTAGATAAAATTCAACAAATGATGAATAAAAAGGATCAAAATAAACAATCAGATCAACAAAATAATCAACATAACAGCAATGAGGGACACAAACAGGATTTAAACCTTTAGAAACTCGCCTCCAATGGCGAGTTTTCTTTTGTTATTGGAGATAAAATTAGGGCATTATCACTTTTTTCTTTTTTGAGAGTCTTCTTAATTGAAAAAATTATTCTGAAAAGTTATGATAAACACTATGAAAGATGTATTAATTGAGGAGGCAAAATAATGGCATCAATTACGTTTAAAGGGAACCCTGTAACATTATTAGGACAAGAAGTAAAAGTAGGAGAGAAAGCACCTAATTTTACCGTTCTTGCAAATGACCTATCTCCAGTAACTTTAGAGGATTCAAAAGGAAGTGTACGCCTAATTAGCGTAGTACCATCATTAGATACAGGAGTTTGTGATGCACAAACTCGTCGATTTAACGAAGCGGCAGCAAATCTTGAAAATGTAAATATTTTAACTGTAAGTGTAGATCTGCCTTTTGCTCAAAAACGTTGGTGTGGAGCTGCAGGAATTGATAAGGTTCAAACAGTCTCTGACCACCGTGATTTATCCTTTGGAGAAGCATTTGGAGTTGCGATTCAAGAGTTACGTTTATTAGCACGTGCTGTTTTTGTTATTGATTCAAATGATGTTGTTACATATGCAGAATATGTAAGTGAAGCAACAAATCATCCAAATTATGAAGCAGCAATTGAAGCAGCTAAGCAAGCAAAATAAATAATAGTTACAAGAATGAAAATAGGCCCCACTGTTGGGCTTATTTTTTTTGTTGTACTTTAAGAATGTAAAAATTTTTAGCAAAGCTGCTTATTCGACGTCGGTAAAAAATTTTAAGAATAAAGTATAAGCGCAACTACGCCACTGTCTTCGCCCTTACAGGCTCGCCAATCAGCGAGTTTTCTTTATCATATTTTGTAGAAATTTGCTTGAGAATCAGGACTTAGACCGTTAAAATAGGAAAATAGGATAAATTAGGAGGAAATTCATGGATAAAATCTCACCAGTTGAGGAGCTTTTTACAGTTTTTAATGAAACAGCTCTGATCATCCAAGAAGAGATATCATGTACATTTTTAGAAGCATTGGCAGAAACAGGAGAAAATCTATTTCAAGGCACCGTTCTTCAAGAAGAAATGAGTGAACTAAATAAAAAAAGGCTGGAAAAACTATACAGTCAAGTACAATTAAGTTTTTATCAAAAGGAAGAAATTAGAAAAGCATACCAATTGGTCATCTTAAAAGGCATGAAAGACAGTGTGCAGGCCAACCATCAAATGACGCCAGATACAGTAGGAATGCTGATGGGCTATTTGGTTAATAAATTCGTGAAAAAATCGTCGTTCAAGGTACTTGATCCAGCGGTAGGAACTGGAAATTTACTTGCAACCGTTATGAATCAAATTGAAACAAAGCATGTTGAAGCAATCGGAATTGATGTAGATGATTTATTAATTCGCTTAGCTTTTGTGAATGCAAATTTACAGCAGCATCCGATTGAGTTTTTTAATCAAGACAGCTTGGAACCTCTTTATGTAGATCCAGTTGATGCAGTAATTTGTGATTTGCCTGTAGGGTTTTATCCAAATGATGTACGTGCAGCTCAATACGAGATAAAAGCAGATGAAGGTCATACTTTTGCTCATCACCTGTTTATTGAACAGAGTGTTAAACATACAAAAGATGGCGGTTATTTATTTTTCATGATTCCGAATGGATTATTTGAAAGTGAACAAGCACCAAAGCTTCATGAATTTATGAAAGATAAAGTTATAATTCAAGGAATACTACAATTGCCTCTCACTATGTTTAAACAACAGCAATCAGCAAAAAGTATCCTTATCCTGCAAAAAAAAGGCGCTCAAATCAAGGCTCCAAAGCAGGTCCTTCTAGTGAATATGCCATCACTTTCAAATTCAAAAGAGCTGGAAAATATATTAGCTCAAATCGACAATTGGATGAACGAGAACAAAGAAAATGGATAAACTATATAAGGCCAGACAAAATCTTTCGTCTGGCTTTAAAAAGTTATATCGGAAAAATAAAAAAAGTCAGATATTTTGAATATATTTACTTTAGGGTGAAAACGCTGTCATAATCAAGAATTTCTTGAAAAGTGATATTCCCAGTGTTTTAATGAGGAATTGAGAGATATATTCTATATAATCTGTGCAAAATAAGCTTTGTACACGTCCTGAGGTTACACCTAGATGTGCACGAAAAAGGAGCGGAAGATTTATGGCAAAAATTATTGCAATAAATGCGGGAAGTTCATCATTGAAATTCCAATTATTTGAGATGCCTTCTGAAGATGTCATCACAAAAGGTTTAATTGAACGTATAGGTTTAACAGACAGTATTTTTAACATTACCGTTAATGGGGAAAAAATTAATGAAGTTACTGACATTCCAAACCATGAGGTAGCAGTTCAGCTTTTAGTAAACAAGCTAACTGAACTGGGAATCATTCAGTCATTAGATGAAATCGAAGGTGTTGGTCACCGTGTTGTACATGGTGGCGAGGAATTTAATGACTCCGTCCTTATTACGGAAGAAGTATTGAATAAAATTGAAGCTTTATCTGAATTAGCGCCGCTTCATAACCCTGCAAATATTACAGGAATTAAAGCATTTGCTCATGTACTTCCAAATGTTCCAGCTGTTGCGGTTTTTGATACTGCTTTCCATCAAACAATGCCTGAAAGCTCATTCCTATATAGCTTACCTTATGAGTACTATGAAAAATATGGTATCCGAAAATATGGTTTCCATGGTACTTCTCATAAGTATGTTTCAGAGCGGACAGCTGAATTACTTGGTCGTCCAATTGAAAATTTACGTTTAATTTCTTGCCACCTTGGTAATGGTGCTTCTATTGCTGCTATTGAAGCTGGTAAATCGATTGATACTTCAATGGGCTTTACACCGCTAGCAGGTGTGACAATGGGAACTCGTTCAGGGAATATTGACCCTGCGCTTATTCCATATATCATGGAAAAGACAGGCAAAACAGCTGATGAAGTGTTAGATGTTCTCAACAAGAAAAGTGGTATGCTTGGTGTTTCTGGTTTTTCAAGCGACCTTCGTGATATCGAAATTGAAGCAGAAAAAGGAAATGATCGCGCTGAATTATCATTAGAGGTATTTGCTAATCGAATTCACAAGTATATTGGTTCATATGCAGCTCGTATGAATGGCGTTGATGCGATTATCTTTACTGCAGGAATTGGAGAGAATAGTGAATCGATTCGTGCCCGTGTCCTTAAAGGCTTAGAATTCATGGGTGTATATTGGGATCCTTCCTTAAACAAGGTACGTGGAACAGAAGCATTTGTTAACTACCCACACTCACCAGTTAAAGTCTTAATTATTCCAACGAATGAAGAAGTCATGATTGCTCGTGATGTTGTGCGTCTTTCACATGTGGCACTTCAACCGGCAAGCATGTAATACATTTAAACTGCCTGAGGAATTCCTCCTCGGCAGTTTTTTTGTTTTTAGAATTCATACTGTTTCGTATAGAATGATTCCGTTTTTCTTCACGGTGTTGCTTTGTGCTATACTTAATAAAACGGTTTAGCATTGGGGGGTTGAGTGATGCCACTTACTGAACGGGAAACAAAAGTATTACAAAATATTGCTGAGTGGAGTAATCAGCTTTATCGATATCAACCTAATGATTTCGAATTAACTTTTGATAAATATCTTGATCAATCATTTTCGCTCCTGCCGGAGGGTGTTCAGACACAATTTTTTTCATTACTTGATAGTTGGTTATTTCATTTACACGCACTTATTCAAGGATCCCAGCTACAAATGGATGCCAAAGAGCGCATACTAACAGCAGGTCGAATTTTCGATCCAGGTATAGCCAAGATCGAGGATTTACGCGAACTTAGCATTGAACAATTGCAATACATAGCGGAGCAGCAAATAGCAAGGCATCGTTTTTATTCAATGGTACAAGGTGGACTGACTGGAACTGGGGGTTCCCTAGTGCTCGGTTCTGATATTCCAGCAATGGCCGTGATCAATCTTCGAGTTGTTCAGTTGATTGCGATGACATATGGATATGAAGTGAATACGCCCTTTGAAATGATGACATCGCTTAAGGTCTTTCACGGTGCAACACTCCCATCAAGATTACAGGGTAGAGCGTGGGAAGATTTACTTGATGATTTAAACGAGCATCAAACTTATTATTTTTATGAGGGAAATGAAGAGATAACGGATATTATTTGGATGGAGCAGCCGATTAAACAAGTGTTAAAGGCAATCGTCATATCATTGTTTAAAAAGAAAACGATGAAAGGTATTCCTCTTGTTGGTATTGGAATTGGAGCAAGTACAAACTATCTTTTCACTAGAAAGGTAACGGATTTTACCCATAAATACTACCAAATGAGATACTTAAGGGAAAAAGAGGGGACAATTTTAGGATGAGTATAAAAGAACATAAGCAGTCAGCACCTAAAAAAGTGAAGTGTAAAATTATCACAGTGAGTGATACACGAACAAAGGAGACTGACAAAAGCGGGAAGCTAATGATCGAGTTGTTAACCGAGGTCGGTCACGTGATTATCGATCATGTCATTGTTAAAGATGAAGCAGCGCCTATTCGTGATGCGGTGTTAAAAGGCTGTGAGGATCCTGAAATTGACGCAGTTCTAACAAATGGTGGAACGGGAATCGCAATTCGCGACGTGACAATTGAAACAGTCAGTGCCTTATTTGATAAAGAAATCACAGGCTTTGGAGAAATATTTAGGCTGTTGAGCTATCAAGAGGATATTGGTTCGGCTGCCATTCTATCAAGGGCTACTGCGGGCGTCATAAATAATAAAGCAGTTTTTTCCACACCAGGCTCAACCAGGTGCAGTTAAGCTGGCAATGAATAAATTAATTTTGCCTGAGCTCGGTCATGTGGTCAGTGAATTACAAAAGGATTTGGATTTATAGTCAACAGGAATATAAAATATTACGATAGATATAATAAGAAAAGAGCCTATTTCCAATAAAGAGGAAATAGGCTCTTGAATCATTTTTGGGATTCGAACTTATGAAGATCGAGATGGCCACTAAAAGTGGAGTACAATTGAAGAGGTGTCTTACTGATCTAATTTTTGTTCACGGGTGTCTTCGGATGTTCGATACCAAATCCACAAGTCATTGATCACAGAGGCAAGTTCAGCAATTTCATTGTTTAAACGGCAAGAATGCATAAAATCATTCTCATCTGAAAGCTGATTAAGCTTACGGTTAATTTCCTTTTCTAAGGATGAGATTCTGTCGGGAATTTGGCCTCGAATATTTTCCCAGTGAAAAAGAATCTCTTGCTGGGTCATCATGTTGTACTCATCCCATTCCTTTTCCAAGGAGGGTACTGGTATTCCTAAACGCTCATCGTGGAAAAAATAACCTTCCATATTTTAACTCCCCCTTCGTTTTATTGTCTTAATTTTACTATAATTCTGGTTTCTTATCCATTGACAGATTTGTGACATTCGTCACGAAAAACATTTTTTGCAAGAATTGTAGAATTACGCTTGAAATTTTCTAGAAAAATTGCTAAAGTGTATACATATTTGATTGAATAAAAATTAAAAAACATGAATGTTTATACAATAGAATGGAGGAACAATATAAATGAGCAAGCCTAAATTAGTACTAGCATATTCCGGGGGTTTAGATACTTCTGTAGCAATTAAATGGTTAATGGAAAAGGGTTATGATGTTGTTGCGTGCTGCCTAGATGTTGGTGAAGGAAAAGATTTAGCTTTTATTCAACAAAAAGCAAAAGATATGGGTGCAGTTGAATCCTATATTATAGATGCAAAAGAAGAATTTGCACAAGACTTTGCTTTGGTTGCACTACAAGCACAAGCGTATTATGAACAAAAATATCCACTTGTTTCTGCTCTTTCTCGTCCTTTGATCGCCAAAAAACTAGTTGAAATTGCAGAAAAAGAGGGTGCTGTTGCAGTAGCACATGGTTGTACAGGAAAAGGAAATGACCAAGTTCGTTTTGAAGTTTCCTTCTCAGCATTAAATCCTGAATTAGAAGTATTAGCACCAGTACGTGAATGGAAATGGTCTCGTGAGGAAGAAATTGAATATGCAAAGGAACATAATATTTCGGTTCCAATTAACCTTGATAGCCCATACTCAATCGATCAAAACCTTTGGGGAAGAGCAAATGAGTGTGGAATTCTCGAAAATCCATGGGTAGCTCCACCGGAAGATGCATATGAATTAACAGTTAGCTTAGAAGATGCTCCTGACACTCCAGACGTAGTAGAAATTGGGTTTGAAAAAGGAGTGCCGGTAACATTAAATGGTGAATCATTATTACTTTCTGAAATCATTCTAAAATTAAATGAACTAGCAGGTAAACATGGTATCGGTCGTCTTGACCATGTTGAAAATAGACTTGTTGGAATTAAATCTCGTGAAGTATATGAAATCCCTGGTGCATTAACATTACTAAAAGCTCACAAGGAGCTTGAAGACTTAACACTTGTTAAGGAAGTTGCACACTTTAAACCAATTATTTCACAAAAAATTGCAGAAGTTATTTATAACGGCTTATGGTTCTCTCCACTAACAGATGCATTAAAAGCATTCTTAACAGAAACTCAAAAGTATGTAACCGGAACAGTTCGTGTAAAACTTTTCAAAGGACATGCGATTGTTGAAGGAAGAAAATCACCATATTCTTTATATGATGAAGCATTAGCTACTTATACTTCTGAAGATCAATTCGATCACGATGCAGCGGTAGGATTTATTAAATTGTTTGGTCTTCCAACAAAGGTTCAAGCAATGGAACAAGTCAAGAAGGTGACAGTGTGAAAAAGCTTTGGGGCGGTAGATTTACCAAAACTGCAGAAGAATGGGTAGATGAATTTGGTGCTTCCATTTCCTTCGACCAACAGCTAGTAATGGAGGATCTAGAAGGTAGCATCGCCCATGTTAGCATGTTGGCTAAAAGCGGAATCCTTTCATCTGAAGAAGGAGAAACAATCAAAAACGGCCTGCTAGAATTGAAAGAAGAAGCAAAGCAAAATCAGCTACCGTTTTCCGTGAAATTAGAAGATATTCATTTGAATTTAGAAAGCTTTTTAACTGAAAAAATTGGTCCTGTCGGTGGCAAGCTTCATACTGGAAGAAGCCGAAACGACCAGGTTGCAACAGATATGCACCTTTATTTACGCAATCAAGTGGCAAACATCATTGAATTAATTGGCGAAATGCAATCCTCATTGCTTGAGCAAGCGGAGAAGCATGTGGAAACTATTATGCCAGGGTATACACATTTGCAGCGTGCCCAGCCGATTTCGTTTGCACACCATATACTTGCTTATTTTTGGATGCTTGAACGAGACAAAGCTCGCTTTACTGAAAGTTTGAAAAGAATTAATATTTCACCACTGGGTGCCGGTGCGTTAGCGGGAACTACTTTCCCAATTGACCGTTATTTTAGTGCTGAATTGCTTGAGTTTGAAGGCATTTACGATAATAGTCTTGATGCAGTCAGTGATCGTGATTTTATCCTGGAGTTTTTATCAGATAGCTCCATTTTAATGATGCATCTTTCAAGACTAAGTGAGGAAATCATTCTTTGGTCGAGTCAGGAATTTAAATTTGTAGATCTAGATGATAGTTTTTCAACAGGAAGCAGCATTATGCCACAAAAGAAAAATCCAGATATGGCCGAACTTATTCGCGGAAAAACAGGTCGTGTTTATGGAAACCTCGTTGGTTTGTTAACTGTTTTGAAAGGCTTGCCGCTTGCATATAACAAAGATATGCAGGAGGACAAGGAAGGGATGTTCGATACTGTGAAAACCGTAACAGGCTCCCTTAAAATTTTCGCAGGAATGATTCGTACAATGAAGGTTCGTACGGATGAAATGAAAAAAGCAACGAAAAATGATTTCTCAAATGCAACGGAGTTAGCTGATTACTTGGCTGATAAGGGCATGCCGTTTAGAGAAGCACATGAAGTGGTAGGGAAATTAGTGCTTACATGTGTAAATAAAGGGTGTTATCTAGCTGATTTGTCCCTTGCTGAATATA
The DNA window shown above is from Bacillus sp. T3 and carries:
- a CDS encoding alpha/beta-type small acid-soluble spore protein, with the protein product MANNNNSNQLLVPGVEQALNQMKYEIATEFGVNLGADTTSRANGSVGGEITKRLVSMAQQQLSGGFTR
- the mbcS gene encoding acyl-CoA synthetase MbcS, with the protein product MGRGELLAPEKYNLVSEVEQYAKDALKLALKWENEEGEINEVTYKQLIANANKVGNLLLEKGLKKGDVILVMVPRLIEAYQVYLGALKAGIVVIPSSEMLRKKDLKYRINHGDVKAVVCYYPYLDQFDGLEEADKLEKFVIGAQANGWIQLDGELDHVSDQFDYADTLASDMAFLSYTSGTTGNPKGVVHTHGWAYAHLRTAAKNWLGIQEGDNVWATASPGWQKWIWSPFLSVLGSGATGIVYNGRFEPQKYLQLLEKHQVNVLCCTPTEYRIMSKVDNLDQYHLPQLHSAVSAGEPLNREVIDTFKRHFNLEVRDGYGQTENTLLIGVTKGMELKPGSMGKPTPGNRVEIIDENGQPCQVGEVGDIAVHVETPALFKEYYKDPERTAMQFRGEYYITGDKAKKDDEGYFWFEGRNDDIIISSGYTIGPFEVEDALVKHPFVKECAVVASPDEIRGNIVKAFVVLKEEVNPNDPNLIKALQEHVKELTAPYKYPRAIEFLQELPKTTSGKIRRIELRQKELAAFSAK
- the sppA gene encoding signal peptide peptidase SppA is translated as MNGKRWAALGIAAGLFVFSIVINTLSSFAFTDVESGFSDFFAAEDQPFMEEVIEEGDEFNKIAILSINGTIQDTGDVSSFFESPTYNHRSFMEKLKYAKDDDTVQGIILQVNSPGGGVMESAEIHDMLVEIQKDTKKPIYVSMGSMAASGGYYISTPADKIFASKETLTGSLGVIMQGMNYAGLAEKYGVDFVTIKSGPYKDIMSPTREMTEEERNILQEMVDNSYEGFVKVISEGRGIPIEKVKQISDGRVYDGQQAKELNLIDDFGYLDDCIKSMKKAENLKDAQVVEYTESFGIESFLNMGANKLMGKDLENAGLIKLLSQPNSPRLMYLYAE
- a CDS encoding RDD family protein, with the protein product MNHDEFQSDHLYQVRQAIPIRFAGFWMRFWAYLLDLVVIGSIERIVIKPLFRFLDISLYEQNMFAPIAICSAIIFYGYFVFMTKGFGQTLGKMVFGLKVVTLDGTPLSWGTILFREWIGRFISVTVLIGYVIVAFLPKKQGIHDLFVDTTVIHKT
- a CDS encoding DUF2953 domain-containing protein, which translates into the protein MSELKWLVIGLIVFLFLLILIIITKLTILVDYHHYKDDDQLDVKIKAWYGLITYKIAVPLIKIDDNSPALVFKEKVQMGEQKEVEKTNKFTAKDFIQGLNDTKQLLTHIISLHKIIRTFLRKVTIKEIQWHSMIGVGDVAATGTLTGALWSVKGGLIGILSNYMRLKEMPIMSITPSFQRPITQTKFQCMIQFRLGYAMLAGIKLVKFWKGGRPNFQSDHLRFLSKDKTNSV
- the ytfJ gene encoding GerW family sporulation protein: MSDHPIQGLMTTAMENLKEMIDVNTIIGDPVETQDGSVILTVSKVGFGFAAGGSEFILDNGGSGSGSGSGSRGGKDSQQSKGGSQHPFGGGSGGGVSITPIAFLIVSPNGVKMLHLDENTHLYEKILDLAPQAVDKIQQMMNKKDQNKQSDQQNNQHNSNEGHKQDLNL
- the tpx gene encoding thiol peroxidase, with the protein product MASITFKGNPVTLLGQEVKVGEKAPNFTVLANDLSPVTLEDSKGSVRLISVVPSLDTGVCDAQTRRFNEAAANLENVNILTVSVDLPFAQKRWCGAAGIDKVQTVSDHRDLSFGEAFGVAIQELRLLARAVFVIDSNDVVTYAEYVSEATNHPNYEAAIEAAKQAK
- a CDS encoding class I SAM-dependent methyltransferase; this translates as MDKISPVEELFTVFNETALIIQEEISCTFLEALAETGENLFQGTVLQEEMSELNKKRLEKLYSQVQLSFYQKEEIRKAYQLVILKGMKDSVQANHQMTPDTVGMLMGYLVNKFVKKSSFKVLDPAVGTGNLLATVMNQIETKHVEAIGIDVDDLLIRLAFVNANLQQHPIEFFNQDSLEPLYVDPVDAVICDLPVGFYPNDVRAAQYEIKADEGHTFAHHLFIEQSVKHTKDGGYLFFMIPNGLFESEQAPKLHEFMKDKVIIQGILQLPLTMFKQQQSAKSILILQKKGAQIKAPKQVLLVNMPSLSNSKELENILAQIDNWMNENKENG
- a CDS encoding acetate kinase; amino-acid sequence: MAKIIAINAGSSSLKFQLFEMPSEDVITKGLIERIGLTDSIFNITVNGEKINEVTDIPNHEVAVQLLVNKLTELGIIQSLDEIEGVGHRVVHGGEEFNDSVLITEEVLNKIEALSELAPLHNPANITGIKAFAHVLPNVPAVAVFDTAFHQTMPESSFLYSLPYEYYEKYGIRKYGFHGTSHKYVSERTAELLGRPIENLRLISCHLGNGASIAAIEAGKSIDTSMGFTPLAGVTMGTRSGNIDPALIPYIMEKTGKTADEVLDVLNKKSGMLGVSGFSSDLRDIEIEAEKGNDRAELSLEVFANRIHKYIGSYAARMNGVDAIIFTAGIGENSESIRARVLKGLEFMGVYWDPSLNKVRGTEAFVNYPHSPVKVLIIPTNEEVMIARDVVRLSHVALQPASM